From Shewanella yunxiaonensis, the proteins below share one genomic window:
- a CDS encoding cytochrome-c peroxidase — MKYQALMLALSAIIGNQVANAAEPIEIIQPVKITDPDKVELGKMLYFEPRLSKSGFISCNSCHNLSTGGVDALSTSIGDRWQQGPINAPTVLNADFMLAQFWDGRAKDLQEQAGGPIANPKEMGFTHQLAVTTVASMPGYRERFVKIYGNDKIDITRITDAIAAFEKTLVTPNSPFDKYLAGDQQAISTDAKAGYNIFKNRGCVACHNGPAVGGTMYMKMGLIKPFHTNNPAEGRKAVTGKEADKMVFKVPTLRNIELTYPYFHDGSVWSLAEAVNTMSNVQLGQQFTPEETAQVVAFLKTLTGDQPHITLPILPPSTAETPKPQPFEQ; from the coding sequence ATGAAATACCAAGCATTGATGTTGGCGTTATCAGCCATCATCGGCAACCAGGTAGCCAATGCGGCTGAACCCATTGAGATCATTCAGCCGGTGAAAATTACCGACCCAGATAAAGTAGAACTGGGCAAAATGTTGTACTTTGAACCCCGACTATCAAAATCAGGATTTATTTCTTGTAACTCCTGCCACAATCTTTCCACAGGTGGTGTGGATGCATTATCCACTTCCATTGGTGATCGCTGGCAGCAAGGCCCGATTAATGCGCCTACCGTACTCAACGCAGATTTTATGCTGGCGCAATTCTGGGACGGTCGCGCAAAAGATTTGCAAGAGCAAGCAGGCGGCCCCATCGCCAACCCCAAAGAGATGGGATTTACTCACCAACTTGCCGTAACAACCGTTGCATCAATGCCCGGTTATCGTGAACGATTCGTCAAAATATATGGCAACGATAAGATTGATATTACTCGTATTACTGATGCCATTGCCGCCTTTGAAAAGACACTTGTTACCCCGAATAGTCCATTTGATAAATACTTAGCGGGTGACCAGCAAGCCATTTCCACCGACGCCAAGGCTGGCTATAACATTTTCAAAAATCGCGGTTGCGTTGCATGCCATAACGGCCCGGCCGTGGGGGGAACCATGTATATGAAAATGGGCCTGATAAAGCCCTTTCATACTAATAATCCTGCCGAAGGTCGTAAGGCCGTTACCGGCAAAGAAGCAGATAAAATGGTATTTAAAGTCCCAACGCTCAGAAATATTGAGCTGACTTATCCCTACTTCCACGATGGGAGTGTTTGGTCGTTGGCAGAAGCAGTCAACACCATGTCCAATGTGCAGTTAGGTCAGCAGTTCACACCGGAAGAAACCGCGCAAGTGGTGGCATTTTTAAAAACGTTAACCGGTGATCAACCTCATATTACCTTGCCGATTTTGCCCCCATCTACTGCCGAAACGCCTAAACCGCAGCCGTTCGAACAATGA
- a CDS encoding YccF domain-containing protein gives MAVLRFIFNVAWFVLGGFVMGLAWWFAGLICFISIIGIPFGRACFVIGEMTFWPFGQEQVSRDELYGREDIGTGPLGLIGNIVWFILFGIWLAIGHIAHALGCFITIIGIPFGIQHLKLALLSLTPIGKTVVAAR, from the coding sequence ATGGCCGTTTTGCGATTTATCTTTAATGTAGCCTGGTTCGTATTAGGTGGCTTTGTGATGGGGCTAGCCTGGTGGTTTGCGGGACTGATTTGTTTTATCAGCATTATTGGTATTCCCTTCGGCAGAGCCTGTTTTGTCATTGGTGAAATGACCTTTTGGCCTTTTGGTCAGGAGCAAGTTAGCCGTGACGAGCTATACGGACGAGAAGATATTGGTACCGGGCCACTTGGGCTGATTGGCAACATTGTGTGGTTTATTCTGTTCGGCATCTGGTTAGCTATTGGTCATATTGCACATGCATTAGGGTGCTTTATCACCATCATCGGCATCCCCTTTGGCATTCAGCACCTGAAACTGGCGCTATTAAGCCTTACCCCTATCGGCAAAACAGTCGTTGCCGCACGTTAA
- a CDS encoding pyridoxal-phosphate dependent enzyme has product MMARKICLLFMLITPSLLAQTPVQHIEFDGYDFYVKRDDLLHPEFSGNKARKFRYFLDHDFPDIQLLIGYGSAQANSLYSMAALAKLKGWQLHFYVDHLPQWLVQRPLGNYRAARLLGAEILAVANQLSGLSMEQYLAQQVLAGTTNTLFVPEGGRCRAAEYGVRLLAQEIQQWSEQQKVEGLKVFLPSGTGTTALYLAKYFHEINSDIEVLTCAVVGGDHYLLQQFAGLSDDRRCYPSVITPTKKYHFGKLYREFYQIWQQLNKTGITFELLYDPLGWLMLLNYKRQHPQRPIMYIHQGGLLGNESMLPRYVRKYGEC; this is encoded by the coding sequence ATGATGGCAAGAAAAATCTGTTTGTTATTTATGCTAATAACCCCATCTTTGCTGGCTCAGACGCCGGTACAACATATCGAGTTTGATGGTTATGATTTCTATGTGAAGCGAGATGACTTGCTGCACCCTGAATTCAGCGGCAATAAGGCCAGAAAATTTCGTTATTTTCTCGACCACGATTTCCCTGATATCCAACTGCTTATTGGGTACGGTTCGGCGCAGGCCAATTCTTTATACTCAATGGCGGCGTTAGCAAAACTCAAAGGTTGGCAGTTACACTTTTATGTGGATCATCTGCCGCAGTGGTTAGTACAACGTCCACTTGGTAATTATCGTGCGGCTCGATTGTTGGGCGCAGAGATCTTAGCGGTTGCCAATCAGTTGTCTGGCTTGTCTATGGAACAATATTTAGCACAACAGGTATTAGCTGGCACCACCAATACCTTATTCGTGCCGGAGGGCGGCCGCTGCCGTGCAGCCGAATATGGCGTAAGACTATTAGCACAGGAAATTCAACAATGGTCAGAACAACAAAAAGTTGAAGGTTTAAAAGTTTTCTTACCCTCGGGAACCGGTACAACGGCATTATATTTAGCCAAGTATTTTCATGAAATTAACAGTGATATCGAAGTGTTGACCTGTGCCGTGGTTGGCGGTGACCATTATTTATTGCAGCAATTTGCTGGTTTATCTGACGACCGCAGATGCTATCCCAGCGTAATTACGCCGACAAAAAAATATCATTTCGGCAAACTCTATCGAGAGTTCTATCAGATTTGGCAACAATTAAATAAAACGGGAATAACCTTTGAGCTTTTATACGATCCATTGGGCTGGTTAATGCTGCTTAATTATAAACGACAACATCCGCAGCGGCCGATTATGTATATTCATCAGGGCGGCTTATTAGGAAATGAATCTATGTTGCCGCGATATGTCAGAAAGTATGGTGAGTGTTAA
- a CDS encoding class I SAM-dependent methyltransferase, whose translation MKLNKLERYVVRHPLRQWLQQRLEQPLLLGLFEHGLPVVEHALEIGCGFGQGISMIHKGFGASNVTAVDLDEEMLSYCAKRYVDVPWLTLAQADATTLPFADSSFNLVCDFAVFHHVPDWQQAVSEVFRVLRPGGSFVIEELYRAAICNPVSRRLFEHPPQNRFNHREMHDCLRLAGFEIAKSHHVLGLAGVTLAIKPVGANAIS comes from the coding sequence ATGAAGCTAAATAAGCTGGAACGTTATGTTGTGCGTCATCCTTTAAGACAATGGTTGCAACAGCGACTGGAACAACCATTATTGCTTGGTCTATTCGAACACGGTTTACCCGTAGTGGAACACGCGTTAGAAATCGGCTGCGGCTTTGGCCAGGGGATCAGCATGATCCATAAGGGGTTTGGTGCCAGCAATGTGACAGCGGTAGATTTAGACGAAGAGATGTTATCTTACTGCGCTAAGCGCTATGTTGATGTGCCATGGCTGACTTTGGCGCAGGCTGACGCAACAACATTGCCATTTGCGGATAGCAGCTTTAATTTGGTGTGTGATTTTGCAGTGTTTCACCATGTTCCCGACTGGCAGCAGGCCGTATCGGAGGTTTTCCGAGTATTACGTCCCGGCGGCTCATTTGTGATTGAAGAACTCTATCGCGCCGCAATCTGTAATCCCGTCAGTCGCCGACTGTTTGAGCATCCGCCGCAGAATCGCTTTAATCACCGGGAAATGCATGATTGTTTACGATTGGCCGGTTTTGAAATCGCTAAGAGCCATCATGTATTGGGGCTCGCAGGTGTAACATTAGCGATAAAACCCGTGGGCGCAAATGCCATCAGTTAA
- a CDS encoding lipocalin family protein: MFRTLKHLSIPIIVLALSACTIIDKEIPVVTDFKADAYVGTWYEIARLDHSFERGLTHVTATYNLKGDALQVINRGFNPVSRTWKEAEGIAYFMKGRNTGLLKVSFFRPFYGAYQVHALLPHNPVNGNYQNSIVMGPNDSYLWLLSRTRQVTPEIKADFIHQVQQLGIDPNKLIWVTQTPQPELKN; encoded by the coding sequence ATGTTTAGAACGCTCAAACACCTATCCATACCCATCATTGTTCTAGCATTGAGTGCGTGCACTATTATCGACAAAGAAATTCCAGTTGTTACCGATTTTAAGGCAGATGCCTATGTTGGAACATGGTATGAAATTGCCCGTTTAGACCACAGTTTTGAGCGTGGGTTAACGCATGTGACGGCCACTTACAATCTCAAAGGGGATGCTTTACAGGTGATCAATAGGGGCTTTAATCCAGTATCGAGAACCTGGAAAGAGGCGGAAGGTATCGCCTACTTTATGAAAGGACGCAATACCGGTCTATTAAAAGTCAGTTTTTTCAGGCCTTTTTATGGCGCGTATCAGGTGCATGCTTTATTGCCGCACAATCCCGTCAACGGAAACTATCAAAATTCGATTGTGATGGGACCAAATGACTCGTACCTGTGGCTACTGTCTCGCACACGACAAGTCACCCCAGAAATTAAAGCCGATTTTATACACCAAGTTCAACAATTGGGAATTGATCCCAACAAACTTATTTGGGTAACCCAAACCCCGCAGCCTGAATTAAAAAATTAA
- a CDS encoding chemotaxis protein CheV, producing MANILESVDQHTQLVGENRLELLLFRINSTQLFAINVFKVKEVVKLPRLSQMPGSHPCISGVANIRGTSIPVINLRQAIGFKPMPLDGDSNLIITEYNRSVQGFLVGKVEHIINMNWNEVMPPPQNAGHNHYLTALTKLQQQDRTELVSIIDVEKVLAEIIRYNVKLDASKLDESLLTQMQGRKVLIVDDSATARHQVRDTLRQIGLEVIEACDGQQALDLLRSWCDKGGKIPDEILMMITDAEMPKMDGYRLTHEIRNDKRMASLFIVLNTSLSGSFNNAMVEKVGCDRFISKFQPDLLVETVQQRMRQLAKA from the coding sequence ATGGCAAATATTTTGGAATCAGTGGATCAGCACACTCAGTTAGTGGGTGAAAATCGTCTGGAACTGTTGTTATTCCGCATTAATTCAACACAGTTGTTTGCCATCAATGTGTTTAAAGTAAAAGAGGTGGTTAAGTTACCGCGATTGTCACAGATGCCTGGCAGCCATCCTTGCATTTCTGGCGTTGCAAATATTCGCGGTACGTCGATACCTGTCATTAATTTGCGGCAGGCCATAGGTTTCAAGCCGATGCCGCTAGACGGTGACTCCAATCTGATTATTACCGAATATAATCGTAGTGTGCAGGGATTCCTGGTGGGCAAAGTCGAACACATTATCAATATGAACTGGAATGAGGTGATGCCTCCACCTCAAAATGCGGGGCACAACCACTATCTGACGGCGCTCACTAAGTTGCAGCAGCAAGATCGTACAGAACTGGTATCAATTATTGATGTAGAAAAAGTCCTGGCAGAGATTATTCGTTACAACGTGAAGCTGGATGCCTCCAAGTTAGATGAATCATTGTTAACACAAATGCAGGGCCGTAAGGTATTGATTGTGGATGATTCCGCTACCGCCAGACACCAGGTACGAGATACTTTGCGACAGATTGGTCTGGAAGTGATTGAAGCTTGTGATGGTCAGCAGGCATTAGATTTGCTGCGCAGTTGGTGCGACAAAGGCGGTAAGATCCCCGATGAAATACTGATGATGATCACCGATGCTGAAATGCCAAAAATGGACGGTTATCGCTTAACTCACGAGATCCGTAATGATAAACGTATGGCGTCGCTATTTATCGTACTGAATACTTCGCTGAGTGGCAGTTTCAATAATGCGATGGTGGAGAAAGTGGGATGTGATCGTTTTATCTCCAAATTCCAACCAGACTTGTTGGTTGAAACAGTACAGCAGCGTATGCGTCAGTTAGCTAAAGCGTGA